One Echeneis naucrates chromosome 16, fEcheNa1.1, whole genome shotgun sequence DNA window includes the following coding sequences:
- the rbm28 gene encoding RNA-binding protein 28 isoform X2: protein MPAQTIFVRSLPASASNQRLEEIFSEIGPIKQCFVVKEKGTETCRGFGYVTYSIEEDAQRALKEVKDYDGQRLFLSVAKKKIRDKKKTATEKPTTEPKENESKPKGFRKKQQKARLIIRNLSFKCSEDDLKEVFSKFGTVLEATIPLKDDGKMRGFAFVMLKKVPEAAKALKAMNLKEIKGRQVAVDWAVPRDKFIATQKSSIAENLTLKQASEKQPDSESDSEDDDEQKKQPPPAKKQVKSKPAVQEVQESQSEDEDDSVDQASEEEEEDEDDEDDDDQSLDEDDNESVLDSNEEQDESDDEPNTEIKTSKKLLPSDVKEGRTIFIRNLSFDTEEEGLEEVLLQYGELNYIKIVLHPDTEHSKGCAFAQFKTKEAADKCIAAAQDEAENGGIRVDGRKLFIMAAVSREDAAKLKVKKVKVETGTRNLFLAREGLIRAGTKAAEGVSEADMIKRTRFEEVKRAKLRDLNVFVSRNRLCVHNLPKSVDNKKLKALCLQANKGSKGVHITECRVMYNKKPQKGQMMGQSLGYGFIQFREHEHALSTLRHLNNNPDIFGSHKRPIVEFSLEDSRKLKIKEMRQQRNKSFQNQRAAKTPSQAPVNGKGPTESGGKQSSAELTRKERAPPKNQKKDGHFSGFQTNPEVEHVNLENGKKRKKVLHMPSHRGPKIRMRDKGKQQAPVSKNTRPRSNRRERQRRQMEKPTQSRNQNVKTAKRPLKSRGGDRFDSLVEQYKKKLMGNGERNTIKRNKWFDS, encoded by the exons ATGCCTGCTCAAACCATATTCGTCCGTTCTCTACCAGCTTCAGCCTCAAATCAGCGTCTTGaggaaatattttctgaaatcgGTCCGATAAAGCAGTGTTTCGTGGTCAAAGAGAAAG GAACTGAAACTTGTCGGGGATTTGGGTATGTCACATACTCCATTGAGGAAGATGCACAGCGAGCCTTGAAAGAAGTCAAAGATTATGATGGACAGAGGCTTTTTCTGTCAGTAGcgaagaagaaaataagagacaaaaagaaaacag CAACTGAAAAGCCAACTACAGAACCGAAGGAGAATGAATCTAAACCTAAAGGGTTCAGGAAGAAGCAACAGAAAGCAAGACTCATCATAAGAAACCTCAGTTTTAAG TGCTCAGAGGATGACTTAAAGGAAGTGTTTTCCAAGTTTGGCACAGTCCTTGAGGCCACAATTCCCCTGAAAGATG atggGAAGATGCGAGGATTTGCATTTGTCATGCTAAAAAAAGTACCTGAGGCAGCAAAAGCCCTTAAGGCTATGAACCTTAAGGAGATAAAAG GTCGGCAGGTAGCAGTGGACTGGGCTGTACCTAGGGACAAATTTATTGCCACACAGAAATCCTCAATTGCAG AAAATCTAACTTTAAAGCAGGCATCTGAAAAACAGCCAGACTCAGAAAGTGACTCTGAAGATGAcgatgaacaaaaaaaacagccaccACCTGCAAAGAAACA AGTTAAGTCAAAACCAGCTGTGCAGGAGGTGCAAGAGTCTCAATCAGAGGACGAAGATGATAGTGTGGATCAAgccagtgaggaggaggaggaggacgaggacgacGAGGACGACGACGACCAGTCCCTCGATGAAGATGATAATGAGAGTGTCCTTGATTCAAATGAGGAGCAAGATGAGAGCGATGATGAACCAAACA cTGAAATTAAAACCTCAAAGAAGCTGCTTCCCTCAGATGTGAAAGAGGGCAGGACGATTTTCATCAG AAACTTGTCCTttgacacagaggaagagggtCTTGAGGAAGTTCTCCTACAATATGGGGAGCTTAACTACATAAAAATTGTTCTCCACCCAGACACAGAACATTCAAAAG GTTGCGCTTTTGCTCAGTTTAAGACTAAAGAAGCTGCAGACAAATGCATAGCAGCAGCACAGGATGAGGCAGAG AATGGCGGCATTCGTGTAGATGGCAGAAAGCTTTTTATCATGGCAGCAGTGAGCAGAGAGGATGCTGCCAAGCTAAAGGTCAAAAAGGTGAAGGTGGAAACAGGTACCAGGAACCTGTTCCTGGCCAGAGAGGGAT TGATCCGTGCTGGAACGAAGGCTGCAGAGGGTGTGTCTGAAGCAGATATGATCAAAAGAACCAGG TTTGAAGAGGTAAAGAGGGCCAAGCTTCGGGAcctaaatgtttttgtgtcgaGGAATCGTCTGTGTGTCCATAACCTCCCTAAGTCAGTGGACAATAAAAAGCTAAAAGCACTTTGCCTTCAAGCCAATAAGGGTAGCAAGGGAGTCCACATCACAGAG TGCCGGGTGATGTATAACAAGAAGCCACAGAAGGGTCAGATGATGGGGCAGTCATTAGGCTATGGGTTCATCCAGTTCCGGGAACACGAACATGCTCTCAGCACACTTCGTCACCTTAACAACAACCCTGATATATTCGGCTCACACAAG AGACCTATTGTTGAGTTCTCCCTAGAAGATTcaaggaaactgaaaataaaagaaatgcgGCAGCAAAGAAACAAG TCTTTCCAAAATCAGCGAGCAGCAAAAACTCCGTCCCAGGCACCTGTAAATGGAAAAGGACCTACTGAAAGTGGAGGAAAACAATCCTCAGCAGAGCTGACAAGAAAGGAAAGAG ctcctcctaaaaaccagaaaaaagaCGGGCACTTTTCCGGCTTTCAGACCAACCCTGAGGTCGAGCATGTAAATTTGGAGAACGGAAAGAAACGAAAAAAGGTTCTACACATGCCATCTCACCGGGGTCCTAAGATCAG AATGCGTGACAAAGGAAAGCAGCAAGCTCCAGTATCCAAAAACACAAGGCCTCGATCCAACAGGAGAGAGCGCCAAAGACGACAGATGGAGAAGCCCACACAGTCCAGAAACCAG aACGTTAAAACAGCAAAGAGACCTTTAAAGAGCCGAGGGGGGGACCGTTTCGACAGCCTGGTAGAGCAGTACAAGAAGAAACTGATGGGTAATGGTGAAAGGAACActattaaaagaaacaaatggttTGATAGTTAG
- the rbm28 gene encoding RNA-binding protein 28 isoform X1, whose translation MPAQTIFVRSLPASASNQRLEEIFSEIGPIKQCFVVKEKGTETCRGFGYVTYSIEEDAQRALKEVKDYDGQRLFLSVAKKKIRDKKKTATEKPTTEPKENESKPKGFRKKQQKARLIIRNLSFKCSEDDLKEVFSKFGTVLEATIPLKDDGKMRGFAFVMLKKVPEAAKALKAMNLKEIKGRQVAVDWAVPRDKFIATQKSSIAENLTLKQASEKQPDSESDSEDDDEQKKQPPPAKKQVKSKPAVQEVQESQSEDEDDSVDQASEEEEEDEDDEDDDDQSLDEDDNESVLDSNEEQDESDDEPNSKSAEIKTSKKLLPSDVKEGRTIFIRNLSFDTEEEGLEEVLLQYGELNYIKIVLHPDTEHSKGCAFAQFKTKEAADKCIAAAQDEAENGGIRVDGRKLFIMAAVSREDAAKLKVKKVKVETGTRNLFLAREGLIRAGTKAAEGVSEADMIKRTRFEEVKRAKLRDLNVFVSRNRLCVHNLPKSVDNKKLKALCLQANKGSKGVHITECRVMYNKKPQKGQMMGQSLGYGFIQFREHEHALSTLRHLNNNPDIFGSHKRPIVEFSLEDSRKLKIKEMRQQRNKSFQNQRAAKTPSQAPVNGKGPTESGGKQSSAELTRKERAPPKNQKKDGHFSGFQTNPEVEHVNLENGKKRKKVLHMPSHRGPKIRMRDKGKQQAPVSKNTRPRSNRRERQRRQMEKPTQSRNQNVKTAKRPLKSRGGDRFDSLVEQYKKKLMGNGERNTIKRNKWFDS comes from the exons ATGCCTGCTCAAACCATATTCGTCCGTTCTCTACCAGCTTCAGCCTCAAATCAGCGTCTTGaggaaatattttctgaaatcgGTCCGATAAAGCAGTGTTTCGTGGTCAAAGAGAAAG GAACTGAAACTTGTCGGGGATTTGGGTATGTCACATACTCCATTGAGGAAGATGCACAGCGAGCCTTGAAAGAAGTCAAAGATTATGATGGACAGAGGCTTTTTCTGTCAGTAGcgaagaagaaaataagagacaaaaagaaaacag CAACTGAAAAGCCAACTACAGAACCGAAGGAGAATGAATCTAAACCTAAAGGGTTCAGGAAGAAGCAACAGAAAGCAAGACTCATCATAAGAAACCTCAGTTTTAAG TGCTCAGAGGATGACTTAAAGGAAGTGTTTTCCAAGTTTGGCACAGTCCTTGAGGCCACAATTCCCCTGAAAGATG atggGAAGATGCGAGGATTTGCATTTGTCATGCTAAAAAAAGTACCTGAGGCAGCAAAAGCCCTTAAGGCTATGAACCTTAAGGAGATAAAAG GTCGGCAGGTAGCAGTGGACTGGGCTGTACCTAGGGACAAATTTATTGCCACACAGAAATCCTCAATTGCAG AAAATCTAACTTTAAAGCAGGCATCTGAAAAACAGCCAGACTCAGAAAGTGACTCTGAAGATGAcgatgaacaaaaaaaacagccaccACCTGCAAAGAAACA AGTTAAGTCAAAACCAGCTGTGCAGGAGGTGCAAGAGTCTCAATCAGAGGACGAAGATGATAGTGTGGATCAAgccagtgaggaggaggaggaggacgaggacgacGAGGACGACGACGACCAGTCCCTCGATGAAGATGATAATGAGAGTGTCCTTGATTCAAATGAGGAGCAAGATGAGAGCGATGATGAACCAAACAGTAAATCAG cTGAAATTAAAACCTCAAAGAAGCTGCTTCCCTCAGATGTGAAAGAGGGCAGGACGATTTTCATCAG AAACTTGTCCTttgacacagaggaagagggtCTTGAGGAAGTTCTCCTACAATATGGGGAGCTTAACTACATAAAAATTGTTCTCCACCCAGACACAGAACATTCAAAAG GTTGCGCTTTTGCTCAGTTTAAGACTAAAGAAGCTGCAGACAAATGCATAGCAGCAGCACAGGATGAGGCAGAG AATGGCGGCATTCGTGTAGATGGCAGAAAGCTTTTTATCATGGCAGCAGTGAGCAGAGAGGATGCTGCCAAGCTAAAGGTCAAAAAGGTGAAGGTGGAAACAGGTACCAGGAACCTGTTCCTGGCCAGAGAGGGAT TGATCCGTGCTGGAACGAAGGCTGCAGAGGGTGTGTCTGAAGCAGATATGATCAAAAGAACCAGG TTTGAAGAGGTAAAGAGGGCCAAGCTTCGGGAcctaaatgtttttgtgtcgaGGAATCGTCTGTGTGTCCATAACCTCCCTAAGTCAGTGGACAATAAAAAGCTAAAAGCACTTTGCCTTCAAGCCAATAAGGGTAGCAAGGGAGTCCACATCACAGAG TGCCGGGTGATGTATAACAAGAAGCCACAGAAGGGTCAGATGATGGGGCAGTCATTAGGCTATGGGTTCATCCAGTTCCGGGAACACGAACATGCTCTCAGCACACTTCGTCACCTTAACAACAACCCTGATATATTCGGCTCACACAAG AGACCTATTGTTGAGTTCTCCCTAGAAGATTcaaggaaactgaaaataaaagaaatgcgGCAGCAAAGAAACAAG TCTTTCCAAAATCAGCGAGCAGCAAAAACTCCGTCCCAGGCACCTGTAAATGGAAAAGGACCTACTGAAAGTGGAGGAAAACAATCCTCAGCAGAGCTGACAAGAAAGGAAAGAG ctcctcctaaaaaccagaaaaaagaCGGGCACTTTTCCGGCTTTCAGACCAACCCTGAGGTCGAGCATGTAAATTTGGAGAACGGAAAGAAACGAAAAAAGGTTCTACACATGCCATCTCACCGGGGTCCTAAGATCAG AATGCGTGACAAAGGAAAGCAGCAAGCTCCAGTATCCAAAAACACAAGGCCTCGATCCAACAGGAGAGAGCGCCAAAGACGACAGATGGAGAAGCCCACACAGTCCAGAAACCAG aACGTTAAAACAGCAAAGAGACCTTTAAAGAGCCGAGGGGGGGACCGTTTCGACAGCCTGGTAGAGCAGTACAAGAAGAAACTGATGGGTAATGGTGAAAGGAACActattaaaagaaacaaatggttTGATAGTTAG
- the lepa gene encoding leptin a produces the protein MDYTLALLFSLTLVSLCTAAPLPVEVVKMKSKVKWMAEQLVVRLDKDFQAPPGLRLSPPADLDGLPSIVTVLEGYNSLISDSLSRVSQIKFEISSLTGYLSQWRQGHCSEQQPKPSVLEPLQKLQSRKEFIHTVTIEALMRVKEFLNLLLKNLDQLETC, from the exons ATGGACTACACTCTGGCCCTCCTTTTTTCCCTGACACTCGTAAGTTTATGTACAGCTGCACCTCTGCCAGTGGAGGTGGTGAAGATgaaatcaaaagtaaaatggaTGGCAGAACAGCTGGTCGTCAGGCTGGACAAAGACTTCCAG GCGCCTCCTGGACTCAGACTCAGTCCCCCTGCTGATCTGGATGGACTACCCTCCATCGTTACAGTTTTGGAGGGCTACAACAGCCTTATCTCTGACAGCCTCTCTAGGGTGTCCCAGATCAAGTTTGAAATCTCTTCGCTGACAGGTTACCTGAGTCAGTGGCGGCAGGGGCACTGCAGTGAGCAGCAGCCAAAGCCTTCAGTGCTGGAGCCACTGCAGAAACTACAGAGCCGAAAAGAGTTCATCCACACAGTGACCATTGAAGCGCTGATGAGAGTAAAAGAGTTCCTCAATCTTCTGCTGAAAAATCTGGATCAGCTTGAGACTTGCTGA